A stretch of the Nitrospirota bacterium genome encodes the following:
- a CDS encoding carbohydrate ABC transporter permease: protein MSARRLGFFLLTFLIVGLSLLPFLWFVDTSLKSAVQVTAIPPTVVPEGSLAFYRSAVRNYNLLHFLRNSAIVAGLTTLITIGLGTFAGYALARLRFRFKGLFLGALLVVSMFPQISMAGPIWRILRSLGWLNSYQGLIIPYVTLTLPLGVWILASFFKELPAEIEDAARVDGAGHVQTLFRIVVPLAAPGVFTAAILVFIYAWNEFFFALLVMTQQKYQTLPVGIALFQGQYTLPWGEIAAASTVATVPIVLVVFFFQRRIVSGLAAGAVKG, encoded by the coding sequence ATGAGCGCGCGGCGGCTGGGTTTCTTCCTGCTGACCTTTCTCATCGTGGGGCTCTCCCTGCTGCCGTTCCTCTGGTTCGTGGACACCTCCCTGAAAAGCGCGGTGCAGGTGACCGCCATTCCCCCCACCGTCGTACCGGAGGGCTCCCTGGCCTTCTACCGCTCCGCCGTACGGAACTACAACCTCCTGCACTTCCTCCGCAACAGCGCCATCGTGGCGGGGCTCACCACGCTCATCACCATCGGGCTCGGCACCTTTGCCGGTTACGCCCTGGCCCGGCTGCGGTTCCGTTTCAAGGGGCTCTTCCTGGGTGCCCTCCTGGTGGTCTCCATGTTTCCCCAGATATCCATGGCGGGCCCGATATGGCGGATTCTCCGCTCCCTGGGATGGCTCAACAGCTACCAGGGGCTCATCATCCCCTACGTGACGCTGACCCTGCCCCTGGGGGTCTGGATACTGGCCAGCTTCTTCAAGGAGCTTCCCGCCGAGATAGAGGATGCCGCCCGGGTGGACGGGGCGGGCCACGTGCAGACTCTCTTCAGGATTGTGGTTCCCCTGGCCGCTCCCGGCGTTTTTACGGCGGCCATCCTGGTGTTCATCTACGCCTGGAACGAGTTCTTCTTCGCTCTGCTGGTGATGACCCAGCAGAAATACCAGACCCTGCCGGTGGGCATCGCCCTTTTTCAGGGGCAGTACACCCTGCCCTGGGGCGAGATAGCGGCGGCCTCCACGGTGGCCACGGTGCCCATCGTCCTGGTGGTCTTTTTCTTTCAGAGGCGCATCGTCAGCGGCCTGGCGGCCGGGGCGGTCAAGGGATGA
- the ugpC gene encoding sn-glycerol-3-phosphate ABC transporter ATP-binding protein UgpC — protein MSGLRVESLSKSFGDLAVIERMSFEVADGEFAILLGPSGCGKSTVLKLIAGLEHEDEGDIFIGERRVNDLSPRERDVAMVFQNYALYPHMNVLQNMAFPLTMRKTPREVREQKVREAARLLGIEEMLQKKPLELSGGQRQRVAMGRAIVRDPRLFLFDEPLSNLDAQLRAAMRLELIKLHEKLRTTTVYVTHDQVEAMTLGQKIILLDKGKIQQTGSPMEVYERPANVFAATFIGSPAINLLEGKLEVKEGRARFRGEAFSAPLAPFEAMEEYDGRVVTLGVRPEAVVPQEGGALKGRIDVLERLGAETVLYVALGEGLRLTVRMESRFEGKAGQEMALAFDPRRAHLFYEGRRIN, from the coding sequence ATGAGCGGCCTCAGGGTGGAGAGCCTCTCCAAGTCCTTCGGGGATCTCGCGGTCATCGAGAGGATGAGCTTCGAGGTTGCCGACGGGGAGTTCGCCATCCTCCTGGGTCCGTCCGGGTGCGGGAAGTCCACCGTGCTGAAGCTCATCGCGGGCCTCGAGCACGAGGACGAGGGAGACATCTTTATCGGCGAGCGGAGGGTCAACGACCTCTCCCCCCGGGAGCGGGACGTGGCCATGGTCTTTCAGAACTACGCCCTCTACCCCCACATGAACGTACTTCAGAACATGGCCTTTCCCCTCACCATGAGAAAGACGCCCAGGGAGGTGAGGGAGCAGAAGGTGCGGGAGGCGGCCCGGCTCCTGGGCATCGAGGAGATGCTCCAAAAGAAGCCCCTGGAGCTCTCCGGGGGGCAGCGGCAGCGGGTGGCCATGGGGCGGGCCATCGTCAGGGACCCCCGGCTCTTTCTCTTTGACGAGCCCCTGAGCAACCTGGACGCCCAGCTGCGGGCGGCCATGCGCCTGGAGCTCATCAAGCTGCACGAGAAGCTCCGCACCACCACGGTCTACGTCACCCACGACCAGGTGGAGGCCATGACGCTGGGGCAGAAGATAATCCTCCTGGACAAAGGAAAAATTCAGCAGACGGGCTCCCCCATGGAGGTCTACGAGCGCCCGGCCAATGTCTTTGCCGCCACCTTCATAGGGAGCCCGGCCATCAACCTGCTTGAGGGAAAGCTCGAGGTAAAGGAGGGCAGGGCCCGCTTCAGGGGGGAGGCCTTCTCTGCCCCTCTGGCCCCCTTCGAGGCGATGGAGGAGTACGACGGGCGGGTGGTCACCCTGGGCGTCAGGCCCGAGGCGGTGGTGCCCCAAGAGGGCGGAGCCCTCAAGGGACGCATCGACGTCCTGGAGCGCCTGGGCGCCGAGACCGTCCTCTACGTCGCCCTGGGCGAAGGCCTCCGCCTTACCGTCCGCATGGAGAGCCGCTTCGAGGGGAAAGCGGGCCAGGAGATGGCCCTCGCCTTCGACCCCCGCCGGGCGCATCTCTTTTACGAGGGAAGAAGAATCAACTGA